One Polyangiaceae bacterium genomic window carries:
- a CDS encoding aldehyde dehydrogenase family protein, whose translation MLSASPIPPVDIIGGETAALSGEAIVSTNPARPSEIVWRASPVLAHVDRAVATAASAQPAWARLPAERRYAALLRYRDLCRARADEMARLIARETGKALWDARAEADLLAAKVDITLDESEHGGMRRVRAFEVSLGPTRTGRAFFRPHGVMAVLGPYNFPAHLPNGHIIPALALGNTLVFKPSDKAPAVGQMLATWLQEALVAEGAPPGVINLVHGGADVATRLVVHPLVGGILFTGSWPVGRKIMELNLDDPGRILALEMGGNSPSIVMPDADLRQAAIEIVRSAFVSTGQRCTCTRRVIVHRAVADKFVRAIVAMSSRLEVGDPFANPEPFMGPIITAEARQSVLDAQARFAAQGAEVLLEARSIETSAGGFFLSPGIVRVDGFTADARGAGADVEVFGPLVRVAIADSFDDALAHANATRFGLAASIFTQDATTIERFFREMRAGCVNVNTGTAGASSKLPFGGIGLSGNHRPAGAYSLDYCAYPVAGIVESTGSAPVPKGMSIDERDWA comes from the coding sequence ATGCTCTCTGCGTCCCCCATCCCTCCGGTTGACATCATCGGCGGCGAAACCGCTGCGCTATCGGGTGAAGCGATCGTTTCGACAAACCCGGCTCGCCCGAGCGAGATCGTCTGGCGTGCGAGTCCCGTGCTCGCGCACGTCGATCGAGCGGTTGCGACTGCAGCGAGCGCGCAGCCTGCATGGGCACGTTTGCCGGCTGAACGCAGGTACGCGGCGCTCTTGCGCTACCGCGATCTGTGTCGCGCGCGCGCGGACGAGATGGCTCGCCTCATCGCGCGCGAAACCGGAAAGGCGCTTTGGGATGCGCGTGCCGAAGCAGATTTGCTCGCGGCGAAGGTCGACATTACGCTCGATGAATCCGAGCACGGGGGCATGCGTCGCGTGCGTGCGTTCGAAGTTTCGCTCGGCCCAACGCGCACGGGACGCGCTTTTTTCAGGCCTCACGGAGTCATGGCGGTCCTCGGGCCGTACAACTTTCCTGCGCACTTGCCGAACGGGCACATCATTCCCGCCCTGGCGCTCGGTAACACCCTGGTGTTCAAACCAAGCGACAAAGCACCTGCGGTTGGACAGATGTTGGCAACGTGGCTTCAAGAAGCGCTCGTGGCCGAAGGAGCACCTCCAGGCGTCATCAATCTCGTTCATGGAGGCGCCGACGTTGCAACGCGACTCGTCGTGCATCCTTTGGTAGGCGGCATTTTGTTCACGGGATCGTGGCCTGTCGGAAGAAAGATCATGGAGCTCAACCTCGACGATCCAGGCCGAATTTTGGCCCTTGAAATGGGCGGCAACAGTCCATCGATCGTGATGCCCGATGCGGATCTTCGCCAAGCTGCCATTGAAATCGTGCGGTCCGCGTTCGTGTCGACGGGGCAGCGTTGCACGTGCACGCGTCGAGTCATCGTGCATCGAGCCGTCGCGGACAAGTTTGTCCGAGCGATCGTCGCGATGTCGTCTCGGCTGGAGGTCGGCGATCCATTTGCGAATCCCGAACCATTCATGGGGCCGATCATCACGGCGGAAGCCAGGCAGTCGGTGCTCGATGCGCAGGCTCGATTTGCGGCGCAGGGGGCCGAGGTGCTCCTCGAAGCGCGCAGCATCGAAACGAGCGCCGGTGGGTTTTTCCTTTCGCCAGGGATCGTTCGTGTCGATGGTTTCACGGCGGACGCTCGAGGCGCGGGTGCCGATGTCGAAGTATTCGGGCCGCTCGTGCGCGTGGCCATTGCAGATTCGTTCGACGACGCCCTTGCTCACGCCAACGCGACGCGATTTGGACTTGCGGCATCGATATTCACCCAAGACGCAACGACCATCGAGCGATTTTTCCGTGAAATGCGTGCTGGGTGCGTCAACGTCAATACGGGCACGGCAGGCGCGAGCAGCAAATTGCCATTTGGCGGAATTGGTTTGTCTGGGAATCACCGCCCGGCTGGTGCATACAGCCTCGATTATTGTGCATATCCCGTCGCTGGAATTGTCGAATCGACTGGTTCGGCGCCCGTGCCCAAGGGAATGTCGATTGACGAGCGCGATTGGGCGTGA
- the thiD gene encoding bifunctional hydroxymethylpyrimidine kinase/phosphomethylpyrimidine kinase, which translates to MQGRVLIVAGSDSGGGAGIQADLKTVTALGAFGATAITALTAQNTRGVLGVFPIPPDFIAQQMDVVLEDIGADAIKTGMLHSAAVIAAVASSYERNARGVPLVVDPVMVAKGGASLLLPEARKALVTRLLPLATLITPNLPEAEVLTGQTIRSVDGMRRAAAKLLTMGPTAVLVKGGHLEGPCVVDVLLTHAGEHSFEDDRILSTSTHGTGCTLASAIAAGIAQGLDLAAATERARKYVRQAILHAPGLGHGHGPLNHAVTVVPMLDS; encoded by the coding sequence ATGCAAGGGCGAGTTCTCATCGTTGCCGGTTCGGATTCGGGCGGCGGCGCAGGCATTCAGGCCGATCTGAAAACCGTCACGGCGCTCGGCGCTTTCGGCGCCACCGCCATCACCGCACTGACCGCGCAAAATACGCGAGGGGTTTTGGGCGTTTTTCCCATTCCACCAGACTTCATCGCGCAACAAATGGACGTCGTGCTCGAAGATATCGGCGCCGATGCCATCAAAACCGGCATGCTCCACTCCGCGGCCGTCATCGCTGCCGTTGCATCATCGTATGAACGCAATGCCCGAGGCGTCCCGCTCGTCGTCGATCCCGTCATGGTCGCCAAAGGCGGCGCTTCACTACTTCTGCCCGAAGCACGCAAGGCACTCGTGACGCGCCTTTTGCCCCTGGCAACACTCATTACGCCCAACCTACCGGAAGCAGAGGTTCTTACAGGACAAACCATTCGCTCCGTCGACGGCATGCGCCGCGCCGCGGCCAAACTCCTCACCATGGGTCCCACCGCCGTCCTCGTCAAAGGCGGACACCTCGAAGGCCCCTGTGTCGTCGACGTGCTGCTCACCCACGCTGGCGAACATTCATTCGAGGACGACCGCATTCTCTCGACGTCGACCCATGGCACGGGCTGCACGCTCGCTTCCGCCATTGCAGCAGGTATCGCGCAAGGCCTGGACCTCGCCGCCGCCACCGAACGAGCTCGAAAATACGTGCGCCAAGCCATTCTACATGCACCAGGCTTGGGCCACGGCCACGGACCACTCAATCATGCCGTCACCGTCGTGCCCATGCTGGATTCATGA
- a CDS encoding MFS transporter, giving the protein MANVAKLPTSKLILFALGQFGWSLSSFGVANLMNYFYMPPESGKVALFPTYIHTGRILGFLTVLGIITAIARTFDAITNPLIANWSDRSTSRLGRRTFFMAFSALPVALLSVLVFLPIAPTESPLNALWLAGVLLAFYFFFVCYTTPYTALLSEYGHTPEEKLSLSTALSVTWALGFALGQGVFAIQPIVEQSLGMSPARAFQFVMAAYSSVSLVCMLLPVLFVKERDYAEPHVSKDNVRQALAAAFSNRNFVRFALADLTYWVALTFIQMGMVFYFTTLLHPKDDIREDTALVTTLMTVMFLASFVCYLPVNIATRRLGKKRVMLVGFAMFSLVFLLVAAMGVVPMPKMIYAYLVAIVAAVPVAIFGILPTVVVADVAEGDGHRSGSHKAAIFFGTRTFVMNLGIALANFLFPSFLLLGKDVQNPFGVRLSAAAAFVFCFLGLLLFSRYDEEEVLADVRNKYEKQDSKGAPAVIDGA; this is encoded by the coding sequence ATGGCAAACGTAGCAAAACTTCCCACATCGAAGCTCATTTTATTCGCATTGGGCCAGTTTGGGTGGTCGTTGAGCTCGTTTGGCGTTGCCAACTTGATGAATTATTTCTACATGCCGCCGGAATCGGGCAAAGTAGCCCTCTTTCCGACGTACATTCACACCGGTCGCATCTTGGGTTTCTTGACGGTCCTCGGGATCATCACCGCCATTGCGCGCACCTTCGATGCCATCACGAATCCGCTGATCGCCAATTGGTCGGATCGAAGCACTTCACGCCTCGGACGCCGAACGTTTTTCATGGCATTCTCGGCATTGCCCGTGGCCCTTTTGTCCGTTCTGGTATTCTTGCCCATCGCGCCGACCGAAAGCCCGCTGAATGCATTGTGGCTTGCCGGGGTCTTGCTCGCTTTTTATTTCTTTTTCGTCTGTTATACGACGCCCTATACGGCGTTGCTCAGCGAATATGGCCACACGCCCGAAGAAAAGCTGTCTCTGAGCACGGCGCTCTCCGTGACCTGGGCGCTCGGGTTTGCCTTGGGACAAGGCGTGTTCGCCATTCAGCCAATCGTCGAGCAAAGTCTGGGGATGAGCCCGGCGCGCGCTTTCCAATTCGTCATGGCAGCATACTCCAGCGTTTCGCTCGTGTGCATGCTCCTGCCCGTGCTGTTCGTCAAGGAACGTGATTATGCAGAGCCACACGTATCCAAGGATAATGTGCGGCAAGCTCTGGCGGCGGCATTCAGCAATCGCAACTTCGTCCGGTTTGCGCTTGCGGATCTGACCTATTGGGTGGCGTTGACGTTCATTCAAATGGGCATGGTCTTTTATTTCACGACGCTCCTGCACCCGAAGGACGACATCCGTGAAGACACGGCGCTCGTGACGACGCTCATGACCGTGATGTTTCTCGCGAGTTTCGTGTGCTACTTGCCCGTGAACATTGCGACCAGAAGGTTGGGCAAAAAACGCGTAATGCTCGTGGGGTTTGCCATGTTTTCACTCGTGTTCCTTCTCGTCGCGGCCATGGGGGTCGTGCCAATGCCCAAGATGATTTACGCATACCTCGTGGCGATCGTCGCGGCCGTTCCCGTGGCCATCTTCGGAATTCTGCCGACGGTCGTCGTGGCCGATGTCGCCGAAGGGGATGGGCATCGATCGGGCAGCCACAAGGCGGCCATCTTTTTCGGGACGAGAACGTTCGTCATGAATTTGGGTATTGCCCTGGCAAACTTTCTTTTTCCTTCGTTTCTGCTGCTCGGCAAAGACGTGCAGAATCCTTTCGGCGTGCGGCTCAGCGCCGCGGCAGCCTTCGTCTTTTGCTTTTTGGGACTTTTGCTGTTCTCGCGTTACGACGAAGAAGAAGTGCTCGCGGACGTGCGCAACAAATACGAGAAGCAGGATTCGAAAGGCGCGCCGGCCGTCATTGACGGCGCGTGA
- the msrA gene encoding peptide-methionine (S)-S-oxide reductase MsrA, with product MFFSDKKQKLKMPAKEDALPGRSTPMHVSGTHHVLGTRYVPPFPEGRELAMFGMGCFWGAERKFWKTKGVTSTAVGYAAGFTPNPTYEEVCSGRTGHNEVVFVVFDPSRVSYAELLKVFWENHDPTQGMRQGNDAGTQYRSGIYCHGPAQRAAAERSRDEYQKELTKAGHGTITTEILDAPPLYYAEEYHQQYLSKNPDGYCGLGGTGVSCPIGLSTGQ from the coding sequence ATGTTCTTCTCCGACAAGAAGCAGAAGCTGAAGATGCCGGCCAAAGAGGACGCGCTGCCGGGGCGAAGCACGCCCATGCACGTGTCGGGTACGCACCATGTCCTCGGGACCAGGTACGTTCCGCCTTTTCCGGAAGGTCGCGAGCTGGCGATGTTCGGTATGGGGTGCTTTTGGGGTGCCGAACGCAAGTTTTGGAAGACGAAAGGCGTGACGTCGACGGCCGTGGGGTATGCCGCGGGGTTCACGCCGAATCCGACATACGAAGAGGTTTGCTCGGGTCGAACGGGCCATAACGAGGTGGTGTTCGTCGTGTTCGATCCGAGTCGCGTGTCTTATGCGGAGCTTTTGAAGGTGTTTTGGGAAAACCACGATCCGACCCAGGGAATGCGCCAAGGCAACGACGCGGGGACGCAATATCGATCCGGCATCTATTGTCATGGGCCGGCCCAGCGAGCAGCCGCGGAACGGTCGCGCGACGAATATCAAAAAGAGCTCACGAAAGCCGGTCACGGTACGATTACCACCGAAATTCTCGACGCTCCGCCGCTTTATTATGCCGAGGAGTATCATCAGCAATATTTGTCGAAAAACCCCGACGGATATTGCGGCCTCGGAGGAACGGGCGTGAGCTGTCCCATTGGCCTTTCTACCGGCCAATAG
- a CDS encoding HAMP domain-containing histidine kinase, which yields MWVKFRYDHPGVWQATENMRKSVAIVTDMLVRTALEESRSRFLADASLRLFASPDEDSTLAMLSRLLVPALADGACILSCRNAVLQCRFVAHADPMKERCVRVLGAGLCADGGKRADWVDHVLRRGRSIELSGQTLADALAFGSHDSDISAAIAGLDMRWLDGLPLVSHNRVLGAVFLFGTPLRQELDGSGKALLQALAHRASMAVGNAQLHENAQHSIRAREHLMAVASHDLRNSLSLALMSLSALEVPLDGSSALPPASRVALLRKGLGRMQRLLDDLLDFASVETGQLSLSICEQSAAALVDEAIETFREAAMHKGIQLARQTPDGSTMIECDSFRILQVLSNLIGNALKFTPAGGTVTVAAVAREGDIEFSVADTGCGIASCDLPRVFEAYYRAPRAGNGGMGLGLSISKGIIESHGGKAWVESQLGEGTTFYFRLPKHLPAPTQNDNF from the coding sequence GTGTGGGTCAAGTTTCGTTACGACCATCCAGGCGTATGGCAAGCGACGGAAAATATGCGCAAATCCGTTGCCATTGTCACGGATATGCTCGTTCGGACAGCACTCGAGGAATCTCGTTCACGATTTTTGGCGGATGCGAGCTTGCGACTTTTTGCATCACCCGACGAAGATTCGACGCTTGCTATGCTGTCTCGGCTGCTCGTTCCGGCGCTGGCGGATGGCGCGTGCATATTGTCGTGTCGAAATGCGGTGCTCCAATGCCGCTTTGTGGCCCACGCGGATCCGATGAAAGAAAGGTGCGTCCGCGTGCTCGGGGCGGGACTTTGTGCCGACGGAGGAAAACGGGCCGATTGGGTCGATCATGTTCTTCGTCGCGGGCGTTCGATCGAGCTCTCCGGACAGACCCTCGCGGATGCACTTGCATTTGGATCCCATGATTCCGATATTTCGGCCGCGATTGCCGGGCTCGATATGAGGTGGCTGGATGGTTTGCCGCTCGTGTCGCACAATCGTGTTCTCGGCGCGGTATTTTTGTTCGGCACGCCATTGCGACAGGAATTGGATGGTTCGGGCAAGGCGCTCTTGCAGGCGCTTGCGCATCGGGCGAGCATGGCGGTAGGCAATGCGCAGCTTCACGAAAATGCGCAGCATTCGATTCGAGCGCGCGAGCATCTCATGGCGGTTGCGTCGCACGATCTGCGCAATTCGTTGTCTCTTGCATTGATGAGCCTATCGGCGCTCGAAGTGCCCCTCGATGGTTCGAGCGCTCTGCCTCCGGCGTCACGCGTTGCGCTGCTGCGAAAAGGTCTTGGTCGAATGCAGCGGCTGCTCGACGATTTGTTGGACTTTGCCAGCGTCGAAACCGGACAGTTGTCGCTTTCGATCTGTGAACAATCGGCCGCGGCGCTCGTCGACGAGGCCATTGAAACATTCCGCGAAGCGGCTATGCACAAGGGGATCCAATTGGCTAGACAAACCCCGGATGGCTCCACCATGATCGAATGTGATTCGTTCCGGATTCTTCAAGTCCTATCGAATCTCATTGGCAATGCGCTGAAATTCACGCCCGCGGGCGGAACCGTCACGGTCGCGGCGGTCGCTCGAGAGGGCGATATCGAATTTTCCGTGGCCGACACGGGATGCGGCATTGCATCTTGCGATTTGCCGCGTGTATTCGAGGCTTATTATCGTGCCCCTCGGGCGGGCAATGGTGGGATGGGCCTCGGGCTATCGATATCCAAGGGAATCATCGAATCGCATGGAGGCAAGGCTTGGGTCGAAAGCCAGCTTGGCGAAGGCACGACCTTTTATTTTCGCCTCCCCAAGCATTTGCCCGCTCCCACCCAAAACGACAATTTCTAA